CAAAGAAGAAACAGAaccgaacaacaacaaaataatatcgGGATTAAAGCCCGGATCTGACTACGAATAAACTAACATATTGTGTACATATTTATTGGATTAATTTTGACAACATTATTAAAAGGTAAGTCAATGGATGTATGCGTGTGTCTGTGTTGTTATCTCccgataaaatttccaaccgTAGAGATAAATCCCGCAGCAAATATGGTTAGGTTGTTCCAATTTATTATACGGGACCTGTTGAAAATTAGGTCAAATGAATGCATGTACACACACGAAGAAGGAAAAATATGACCTACATTTACGTGGGGATGATAATTGATTAGTTTTTCCAATAGGGATTGAGTTACATTTTTCTGTGGGTAAATTGTGCGGGCGATGAAAAtagcaacgaaaaaaaaaaacaatttctgttTACAATCTAATTATTGTCATCATTAGATACTGAGTGGTCGAATATGGTTGGAGGAAAATTGTTGGTTTCGAATCAATCAATAACGTAAAATGTATTATGATTCAATCTTAGAATATTTGTTACGACCTGGAAAGTCACAGTTGTTTTTTTGCTCGACAGTTCGTCGGCCTAAATCCTGTCGCGACCAATTTCTTTATGTTCTATTTGATCTGTTTCTGTTCGagtaaaaactttaaaattattttccagatcattcaaatcaaaatttaaatcagtTTCTCAGATAAAATTTAagtcggaaaatattttggttttccGTTGTCATTGTGGCATATTTCGTAATTCTTTCAAGCATATTGTAGGTCAAGTGTTTCATTGTTTGAATCTTTGATTTGATTAGGGCTGGTTATGCAACCAGCTGAGATGTGcttggaaactaatttgagTTTACAATAAACGAGACTCGCTATCGCTAGCTGTAAATTGCAACGCTCTTAAGTGTGGTAAAATGTTCTTCTGTAAGCTCCGAAACTGTGGcacaaaatttcattagaTTTATCCTGAAACTCTCCAGATGTTTTTCGGTTGTCGCgctttccattttatttaacaCTTTTgactaaacaaaatttcgccACGAAAGTCAAagctttttttcagaaaatttagaatagataaattatcaaaaatggtctCGATCGTTACTTTCATGTTACCATATTGTCAAGTCAAGATATCCATTAGCCGTGTAATGCAGATTCAGGTCACGCAGCATTATAGTTGTGATGGAATGATGAATCAGTCCGAAAAATCAAACTTATCCTCGCAAAAAACCATCTAAAATAGAGAAGCAGATGCTCTTAAAATTGGGTTGGTTCAAGCAAccatttcaaattgtttgatgAACGAAACCTTCCCTCCCCCCAAAATTTGATCAGAATTaactaattcaaattttgcaatATAAATTATGGAAAGCTTTcgtaaaatttgattgcaagaaaaaaaaaactttttgccaTTACACCAAGCGAAAcagtaaaagaaaatcgaCGATGAGCTTTCAACCGAACAATATTGAAACAAATAATGGGACACATTTTCCGACAAACTTTCCTAATTTTATTCGGAGTGTTTTATACAAATGATTCCTAACCACACCACAGTAATACATTGTGCGTATGTTGcgtataaattttcattttctttcgttttttttcccttccaTATCCCATTCAAcatcaattttaataaatttgccaTGTCTGCATTAAGTTTCTTCGTTCacatttccataaaattatGCGAATCCGAGACAAGAACAGTGGATGACGACGGAACAGAAGTGTTTTTCCGAAATTGTAGAAGTGATGAACGACCGACGGTACAAATGTTCGCTGTTGGAACGTACTTATCCTTCCactttattgttttgttgaaattaattcGATTTAAACGAAACATTCTAAATGCCACATTTTAACGCTAAACATTCTCTTCATTCCACAGACACGTCAACAATGTTCATTACATTAAGCCTTGTAGCTGTACTAATTGCACCAATAGCATCGTTTTCCTATCCTGTCTTCGGAACCAAACGCTACCACAGAGCCATAAATGCGAATAAGGGAATAATGCCGGTCTACAGTGCACCCTACTACGATGAACCCATTCTAGCACCAACGTTTCCACGATATCCATCGGATACCAGCAATTACTACTACGTACCCAGACGGGAATCTCAATACTATGGTCTTCCGACTTATCGCGGTGAATACAAGCCGACACAATATTATTACGCGCATAGTCCTAGCTATTATGATGATCGATCGGATCAGGCGAATCCGCTGGATGATCTGCATGAGGAAATGCTGCACGAAGATCAACGAGATCGGCTTAGAGATTATTCAATTGGTCAGGAAACGTGGTACGAGAATCCAGCTGCTGCCAGGCAGGACAAGTTAACAAATGTTTTCTTAAAGAATTTGATTGCCTACAACAAGGAACAGCTGAATGAAGAGCCCGAATTGGATGATGGTCAGAATGGGGAATTCGATGAATACAGTGACGGAAACGATGCTGAGTATTACGATCAACCCAGTAACAACAATTTGAACATCAGAAAATACAGCAACCATCAGCAGCAGCATCAAAATAGTTTTAAGGAAAATGAGGACAAAGATGTGATGGATTTGAATTCGTTGGCCGCAAACTCTTACAACAAAGAACCAATATCCCAGTCAAACTATCCAGACTATCAGCAAGACTTCAGTAACACGTACGAAGAAGAAGATCCCGAATACGATGACGACACTTGGATCAATTGGTCGAGCAAACGAAGTGGCGGTAATGCCGATCAACCGATCAAACCGATTGGTTTGGCAACATTTAGCGACCGAAAACCATCGACGGAACAGCATCTTCACAAACCAATCGTTTCGGTGCCCACAACCAAACAAGCACCGTCAAAACCATCATCAGCTGAAACTACCACAACAGCTCAGCACAACGACAATGCGAAA
This region of Bradysia coprophila strain Holo2 chromosome IV, BU_Bcop_v1, whole genome shotgun sequence genomic DNA includes:
- the LOC119066438 gene encoding uncharacterized protein LOC119066438: MFITLSLVAVLIAPIASFSYPVFGTKRYHRAINANKGIMPVYSAPYYDEPILAPTFPRYPSDTSNYYYVPRRESQYYGLPTYRGEYKPTQYYYAHSPSYYDDRSDQANPLDDLHEEMLHEDQRDRLRDYSIGQETWYENPAAARQDKLTNVFLKNLIAYNKEQLNEEPELDDGQNGEFDEYSDGNDAEYYDQPSNNNLNIRKYSNHQQQHQNSFKENEDKDVMDLNSLAANSYNKEPISQSNYPDYQQDFSNTYEEEDPEYDDDTWINWSSKRSGGNADQPIKPIGLATFSDRKPSTEQHLHKPIVSVPTTKQAPSKPSSAETTTTAQHNDNAKGSKTGQKEIVLPRPATPVRTPFSEPLMEMLTHNAIHDKRQVPGNSKTKSPSTVYDTIRQLLAMEQNLDKTATETKVQKRFVSNEESLVHQLNGLRESKKV